A window of Macrotis lagotis isolate mMagLag1 chromosome 1, bilby.v1.9.chrom.fasta, whole genome shotgun sequence genomic DNA:
GGACGGGGCAGGCTGAGAGGTGGCTCCCTCTCCACTCCTCAAGAGCCTCCTTGTTCGCTTACACTCCTCCCATACCCACAGGAAATTCGCCACAGGATTCCAGGCTCTGCCTTCCTCTCCTGTGACTTCTCTGGTTGTGGGGCCAGGAGGCAGAGCGGGAGGGCaaaatttgagtttgaaatttGATGCTGGCTAAGTCCTGGCATCTTTTGAGAAAGGGTCCCTTTTTTAGCATTTCTAGGAGACTAGGGAATTCCAGACTGTCCCCAAGAGATGGGATAATTGCAGTTCCCTGGACCACTCTGAGAATTGAATCTGCCTGATTTGGTGAGACGTTGGGTTTGCAATGTGGAGAAGGACTCAGGGCGGGGATAGCAACTACAGAATTGACAGCCAGACCCCCAGGTGAAGTGAGAAGGGAAGTTGGTAGCCTCGGTCTATCCCCTTGACTTCACACAGATCCAAACTCTCACATCACCATGATGTGGACCTCTACATCTCTACTCCTTGCTACCATTATTCTCAGCAGCCTCCCTGATCTAGGCTTTGGGGGGCGACCAATGGCCAAACTGGCATCCAGGAAGCTGTGTGCAGATGAAGAGTGCAGCTGTGAGATTTTGGGGTTATAGGGAAGGGTGGACAGCGGTGCTGGAGAGGATAGGGTGGGTGCTTTTGGCCAGGAAGGGCCTGTGGTGGGCTCCTTATTATCAGGCAAGAACAGTGGGATGCTGTGCCATCTCAGGGACTTCCAGGATGGAACCCAGGGTTGGGTCTGGGCAGGACTGGGCTTTCTTGGGAATGCTGGGAGTGGAGATAAATTGGGGGCAATGACCTAAGTATTCCCATTAATCCTCTATGCCCTAGACCCCATCTCTCAGGCTGTAGCCCTGCAGGACTATTCTGCCCCAGACTGCCGCTTCCTATCCCTGCAGCAGGGTCAGGTCGTCTTTGTCTACTCAAAGCTCATCGGCAGAGGTCGCCTCTTCTGGGGAGGCAGTGTGAGTCGTGATTGGGGCCTGGAATTGGGAAGGGTTGCTAGGAATGCTGTTTTCCAGGGGTTGGGGGGTGAGGGTGGAGAGAAAAAGGGGTGTGGTGGAATGGGGTCCTAAGAccctattttaaaagaaaaaggggcaTTGTCAGTAGAGCTGTGgcaaatcaggaagacccaagttcaaagccagcctcagacactaactatcTGGGCAAATGACATCTATCAGCAAACTTATTTCCCATGGTTGTTGGGATGGTCTGGGGTGGTTCTGGCTTGCCAGCCCTTACCACCTTCCCAACTCACATACACCAGGTTCAAGGGGAGTACTATGGGTCCCAGCCTGCCCGCTTGGGCTACTTTCCAAGCAGCATTCTCCGTGAGGACCACATCCTGAAGCCAGGAAAGGTGGAAGTGAAAACTGATGTGAGTTCTCAGCAGTCCATGTCATTGTCCTTCCCCCTCTTTCTGCCACTTGGATGGTCAAACCCTGCCTTCTAATCCCTAACCCACCATCTAACAGTCAAGAGTCAGAGGTAAGCAAGGCTCTTTACCTTTTGGGGGGTCTCAGTCTCCCCATCTGTTGGCTGAGAACCTCAGATTAAACCTctgccctcagtttccttttctgtaagtTTGGGAAGAGTTGAATTAAATAGTCCTAAagcctttattttatagttaatctCTTCTGATACCTGCCAGCCCTGCATTCTCTGAGTCCTAAGCTTTTGGTAGAAATGTTTTggtttaggggtagctaggtggcgcaggggatggagcactggcctcgaagtgaggagcacctgagttcaaatccagcctcggtcacttaataattacttagctgtgtggccttgagcaagtcacttgacctcattactttgcaaaaaaaaaagatttcggTTTTACTGACGCGGGACTGGCGTTTTGGAGGCCCTCCCTCCCCTTGTCCCCCTGCCCCAAGCGCGGCCCCTCCGTCTTCCTTTACAGAAGTGGGACTTTTACTGCCACTGAGTCCAGGCTGCCCTCGCCTCTGCCCGGCTGGACAAGCAGATGTTGACCCCGAGCCCCAGGACGTCGGCTTCCCACCCTCTCCCCCGCGCCTCTTGCCCAGCTTCGTGCCAATAACACCCATGTGCAGCAGAGAGCCCGGGGCGGCGTGATTTTGTGGGCGCGCGTGAGCGGCTGTGGGTGCGGGTGCAGGGGTGCGGGGTGCTCCGAGGCGCGGACTCCAGAAATGCACAAAGCCGGGCTTTGGGGAGCGTCACTAGGTGCGGGGCAGACTTTGCCTTGGAGCCGAAGACCCGGCTACTCTTGTCTCCTTCCGGGGGGCATCGGAAATAAGCCAATCAGAAGCTGGGGGTGTGGCCAGGCAACACTGGGGGAGGAGCAATAAGAGGTGGGAGACTGCCGGGGTGGGCGGGGCTACGACGGGAACAAGCCAATCAGGTTACGAGATAGGTCGCCATCACTCAACTGGAAGCCTCTTGGGCATCACCGGGGCAGCCAGTGAGAGGCCGCACCTCGCCTGGGGGCCGGCAGTGGTTCTGGAACTTTCGTCACGGGGGGGGCCGAGCCTGCGGCCCTTTGCCGTGCTCTGGTCGCTCCTGTGCCCGCTGGCTAACCCTCTCGGGCCTGGCTGATCCCGCTTCCGGCCGCCCGGAGGCCCCTCTTCGCCGCCCCTTCTCATCCTTCCCGGCTCACCTGGGCCGCCGCAGGCCCCTCCTCCCGAACGCCCAATCCAGTCCCGGCCGCGGCCCCGCCTCCTCCCTCTCCTGACCAATCGTGGGCCCGTCCTCCCGCTCCCATGAGACCCGCCTGGCTCCGGTCCCCAGCCCTCCCTCGCGGCTCCGCCAATCCAgggcctcccccctccccacttccgTGGCCGGGACTAATCGAGCGCCGGGACCGGGGCCCTGCCCACCTGCCGCTGCCCCTTACGTGGGTCGTCCGCGCAGCCTCGCCCCCCGAGCCGGCCTCGCAGCCAATCGCTTGCCCGGAccgcggccccgcccctcccAGGAGGGGGCGTGTCCTCTGAGGCCGCAGCGGGACCCGGGCCGCGGCGCGGAGCCGGAAGGAGGAGGCGCGggggccggagccggagccggagccggagccgcaGCCGCAGCGCCCGCCGCGGCCAGACATGGCCGAGACATACGGTGAGAGGGGGCCGGGGCGGGACACCGGGGGCCCCTCCCCCCAGGGCTGCTGTGTGGCGCCGGGCTGGGCGCTGCCTTCTCTGGGCCCGGCCTCCCTCGCCGAATCGGTCTCCGTCTCCGTCCCCATCTCCAGCTCCATCCTCATCCCCATTTCCATCTCCGTCTCCATCCTCATCCCCATCTCTATTTCCATCTCCATCCCTATatccatttctgtctctctctccattctcatccctatctctctctgtctccatcttcaTCTCTCTCCATCCCTATTCCCATCTCCACCCCATCTCCATCTCCGTCCCTATATCCCTATTTCTGTCTCCATGTCCATCACCATCTCCATGTCCATCCTCATCTCCAACCCCATCCCATCCCCATCCTCATCCACATCTCCatcttcatctccatctccatctccatccccatctctgtctctctccctctcatctccatctccatcctcatctcatctctatttctgtctctctctccattcccatccccatctctctccatctccatctccacctatctccatctctatcccCATCCCTATTTGTGTCTCCATCTCCGTCTCCATCCTCATCtcatctctatttctgtctctctctccatccccatccgcatctccatctccatccctATATCTGTCTCCAtctccatttctatctccatCTGTCTCCATGTCCATCCCCATCTCTATGTTCATCCCCATCTCCAACCCCATCCAATCCCCatctccatctccttctccatctccaCCCTCATCTCCATCTCTAGTTCCATTTCCATCCCCATCTCcatttctgtctccctctccattcccatctctctccatctctatctccgTCTCCATCTCCATCCCTATTTCAGTCACTGTCTCCCTATTCTCTATTTCCCTCTCCATCTCCATCCCCATCTCCATCTTCATCTCCATCCCTATCCCTATTTCTGTCTCCATCcccatctctatctctgtttttctctctatctccatctccttctccatctctatcctcatcttcatctttattttccaTCTCCATCCCCATCAACATTTCTGTCTTCCTCTCCATTCCCATCCccatctatctccatctccatccctATTTCCATCTCCATCCCCATCcctatttctgtctctatctccatttctatcttcatctttccttctccatctccctctccATCCTCATCTCCATCCCCATCTCTATCTCCACCCCCAttcccatctccatctctatctccatctccctCTCCATCCCTATTTCCATCATCTgcatttctatttctgtctccatctctatccccatcatcatcttctctctccctctccctctctttatgTCTATCTCCATTTTCATCTCCATCTTCATCCCCATCTCcgtctctatttctatctccctttccctctctgtgTCCATCTCCATTCCTTCTCCATCCTTATCcccatctctttccctctccatcCCTCCCATCTTCATCTCCAATTCTGTGTCCATCTCCCTCTccacctccctctccctctctgtatctctatctctgtctccatcCCCATCTCCATCTGTatttctatctccatctccatctccatctctatctccatcctcatttccatctctgactccttcttctttctgtctccatctctgcaGATTTCCTTTTCAAGTTCCTGGTGATTGGCAGTGCTGGCACTGGCAAGTCATGCCTCCTCCACCAGTTTATCGAGAACAAGTGTAAGGACCCCACTCACCCATGTCTGTGAGGGCAGTGCCTCAGTGGTCTTGGTTGGGAAAGGGATCAAGGGAGCAGGGTCTCATGGATATTGGGGAGCTCTTGTCCCTGGGCCAGCGCTGACACCCTCTCCCCATCTGCAGTCAAGCAGGATTCCAATCATACCATCGGTGTGGAGTTCGGCTCCAGGGTCGTCAATGTGGGCGGAAAGACAGTGAAGCTACAGATCTGGGATACGGCCGGCCAGGAACGTTTCAGGTGTGGGGGGCTACGAGGGAGGAAATGGGCAAGTGTTTGGGTCAGAGACTGGACCTTCGGATAGCAGGGCTAGGGACCCATCAGTGGCTCTTTGCAGGTCAGTGACCAGAAGTTACTATCGGGGAGCGGCAGGAGCACTGCTAGTCTATGATATTACAAGGTGGGTAACTGGGGACTGGGGTGTTAGCTGAACTGGAGTGGGGCACCACCACTGAGTCTCTGCTGCCTCCCTTCCTGTTTCTCAGCCGAGAAACCTACAATTCCCTTACCAACTGGCTCACGGATGCACGGACTCTGGCCAGCCCCAACATTGTGGTCATCCTGTGTGGAAACAAgaaggatttggactcagagCGTGAGGTCACCTTCCTGGAGGCCTCTCGATTTGCTCAGGAGAATGGTGAGCTCCCAGTCAGAACTGGTGGGTTGGGGCAGGAAGCAGCCTCACACACTTGGAGACCCCAGCTGCCCTGAGAACTCCATCCATGAGTAACTTGATGTGTTTCAGGGTTATCCCAAGAGCTCAGTCTACTGGGGACACTATGCATTCTAAGGATGTTCCAAGGAGATATTGTGTCCTAGGATACCCCAGGGGTTCATTGACTTGTGATTCTCTGTGTTCTGGACCATCTCAAAGACCATTTATAATAACTCTTGTGTTTTAAGGATGCCCTAAGGACTGTCCACTTGTGACACAGTGTTCTAGGATATCTGAAAGAGGCTCTACTTATGATATTCTCTATTCTAAGGGCAACCCAAGGTTCTGTTCACTTGTGACACTTGTTTTCTAGGAATACTCCAAAGGTTCTGTCCACTTATGATACTCTATGTTCTGAAAGAGTTCTCCTTGTGACACTTTGTTCTAAGGATACTTCAGGGCTTCTCTCCACTAATCTCTTAGGATATCCCAAGAGTTCTACCTGTGACACCCTATGTTCCAGGATACTCCAAGGATTGTGTCCACTTTTGATACTCTTCTGTTCTAGGATATCTGAAAGGCCCTACTCATGATATTCTCTCTTATAAGGGTAACCCAAGGGTTCTGTTCACTTGTGATACTTTGTTCTAAGGATACTTCAGTGGTTCTACTTATGATACTCTGTTCTCTTAGGATATCCCAAGAGTTCTACCTGTGACACCCTATGTTCTAAGATACTCCAATTATTGTGTCCACTTTTGATACTCTTCTGTTCTAGGATATCTGAAAGGCTCTACTCATGATATTCTCTCTTATAAGGGTAACCCAAGGGTTCTGTTCACTTGTGACACTGGGTTCCAAGGATACTCCAAAGACTCTGTCTATTTATGACATTGTTTTCTAGGATACTTCAAGGGTTGTGTCCACTTAAACTGTTCTAAGGATGCCCTAAGAGTTTTGTCTAATTGTGACATTCTTGTGTTCAAGGCTTCCGTTCTCTTGTGGCACTGTTCTAGGCTTCCCCAAGGGTTCCATCTACCTTATGATACACTACTCTAGGTTGCCCCAAGGGTTCATCTGTCTTATGGTGACATTTGGTATGCAGAACTCTGTAGtctctcggggggggggggtgtctattCCTTTATAATGTTAACTGAATGGTTCTGTCCCTCTGTGATACTCATATTCTAGagattgggggaagggagaggagatgcCACCTCTCCTTTCTGACCCATCAACTGGTTTCCCACTTTCTATCAGAGTTGATGTTTCTGGAGACCAGTGCCCTAACAGGGGAGAATGTAGAAGAAGCTTTTCTCAAGTGTGCTCGAACCATCCTGAACAAGATCGACTCGGGTGAGGTCCCCTGGGAGGTCGGGGAGGGGGGCTCTCAGACCCCCAGGGCTGGGTGGCCATCTTGGTGCAGCTCTTGTGTTACTGGCAGAGTCAGTCTCCCTGTTGGCCTGGTTCAGGGTCCGTCATGTCCCATACCTGTTTCCCTCTCCCTTATGTCTTTTCTCTCTAGGTGAACTGGACCCAGAGAGGATGGGGTCAGGCATCCAATATGGTGATGCCTCTTTGCGCCAGCTTCGCCAGCCCCGAGGTACTCAGGCCCAGAGCAGACAGCAGTGTGGCTGCTGATTTTCCTCTTGGCTTTGCAGACTGGATGTCTGCCCCCACTTCGGGATGCCAGAGAGAAGCTGGGGAATGGGGACCTGGGGACCAACACCTTTTCCCCATTCTGTTCTCCTTTGCCTGTCTGGCCCCCAGTCTCCCCCTCCCATCTTGCCCCAGTTTCTCTAAGAGGGCATTAAGCACAGAATGGGCTCCCTCTGTACCCCAGAGGGAACTGGGAGGGACCCCTGTCTGAGCCATTGCAGGTGGAGCTAGGGGGAATCATGCCTCCCCCCCGCATCTGCAACCCTGAGCCATGGGCTGGCTATACTGGCTTTTCACCAACCTTATGACCTTTTTCATTATCCAAACTGTAGGACCAGGGGCTTCAACCCCCACCATTCTCTACCATCCCAGAATCCCCAGGGCCCTGCTGATCCCTGTAAATGGTATTTATTAGACTGGAGGGTAGAGCATAAGGTGGGGAGGGGACCATCATCAAGTCtgtttccacacacacacacacacacacacacacacacacacacacacacacagtatatattgatatattaaatgatttttttttccagttctgtcTCATTTGACTTAGTCATTGGGGATCAGGGAAATTCAGCAAAAGGGGTGGGAACTTCAGGATTTAGGGGGTGGGCAGGCTCCAGTGGCTGGCATGGGGACTCCATCATGGTAAATATACAGAGCCCGAGGCCTGGCTTGGGTGAGGGCTGAGGACTGGGAGATGAATTGGGGGGTGGGTGAGGCTTGGGAGGGAGGAGTCTGGACAAGGTCCCAGGCCCACATGGGGACTAAGAAATGACAGAGGGGTTGGGTAGATGAATAGGGTTCAGAGACTAGGTGGGGGAcctgagggagagagaaaggagaggtcaCAAGACTGGAGGTGGGGGTGGAGCCTGCAGAATTGAAAGACCAGAATGGAGACTGGGATAAAGGGgtctgtgggggttggggtgaGGGGGCAGGGTCCCCCACTACCCCCTTCAGGCACATACTTTTTCCTAGGAGAGGTCCATTGGAGGAATTCTCTgagtggggtgggggatgggaagagaggggCAGGTGGTGTCCTTAGTCCCCCTCCCTGGGGTTCCCCAAGCATTCAGTTCCTGGAAGGCTCCCAGCCCGCTTCCACCtgttctgggggggggagggagggtggcAGGGCACCTCCCTCCTGGCCTCTAGGCCGCCTGGGTCACGTACCCCACGTCCCTGGGCCCGAGGGAGAGGCTTGCCAGGGAAGGGGGTGAGTGGAGGGCATATTTATAGTGTGCTGCAAATCCCCCTGGTAGGGAGAGCCAGCCGGGCCCCCCTCCGAGGTCGCCCTGTGGGGCTCGCGGGGCACAGCTGCCTGCTCCCAGCTTTTCCACTGGAGCatcctgagggcagggaccccGTTTCTTTGCCTTTCATGCAACTGACTGGTAACTAATAAGTGTGGGGCGACTTCTCCCTGGAGGCGCCCTGGGTCCCCCCATCCCAGCTCTAAAGGAAGGGGCTCCCGCGGCCCCCCCAGCCCTGGGAAGGGCCTGTTCTAGGGCGGCCAGGCCCAGGGGGGTCTAAGAATGGGGAGGGGTCTCAGGAGCTGGGGTGCTGGGGGGCGCCGGGCGTGGAGGGCCGGATGTGGCCTCTTGGCGCTGCTTTTGGGCCCCCCTTGGCCCctcggcctcagtttcccctccggTCAAGTTCAGGGCTCGGGCCTGCGGACTGCCCGGGGCTCTGTTTCCGGGGGGACCCTGgaagggcgggggggggggacaaagGATGCCTGTGGGGAGGGGCCGTGGGCAAGCATAGTGGGGGGCAGGGGTGGGCAGAGGCCgctgggggcggggcccggcTCCGGCCCGGCCGGCTCTCCCCACCCCCTGCGGCTCCTGCGCAGGCGCGGCGGCGCCTCCTCCGCCCCTCCCCCGCGGCCCCGCGGTCACGTGCAGGGGCGGGGCGCCGGGGCGGGGTCCGGGGGCGGCCGGGGGCGGGGGATGGCGCGCGGCGCTGCGCGGGGCGGCTGGCACAGGCGGCGGCGCCGGGGCCGGAGGAAAAGCCCgggtgagtgggggggggggcgcggggcgcggggcgcgggcggCCGGGGGGCGCCGGCCGTTGGGGGAGGGGGCGCGCGCCGCTTCTCCCCGCCCCCAACCGCTGCCAGGTCGGCGGGGCCCGCGGGgaggggtgggggcggggggcgcTGCCCCGGcccgccgccccccggccccctccccgccccgccccccgctgggtcctccctcccctccccctccgcctCCCGGCGCCCCTCCCCCCGGGCTCCTTCTGCCCCTTTGCTGCCCCTCTGCCCCCCGCTGCGCGTCCTGGGCTCCCACTCCTGCCCCTTCCTCACGTCTCGGTGCCCCTCCTGGCGCTGCCCCTGCCCGTGACCCGCCCGCACACTGCGCccacttcctctccttcccccgaCTCCCTCCCGCTTCCTCATCGATCTGGGAGGCCCCCCTTACGGTCCCCTTGGCAGATCTGCCCCGCAGCCCCAGCTCCTTTCATCCCTTTTCTGGGGACCCCCCGGGTCCCCCCTGCTTGCCCTGGAGTCCTCCTCCTCCTTGCCCTTTGGCATTCTTTGCTCCGCATTCATCTCACCCCTTACCCCTCtgctttcccctctccccccggTCCTGggccccttcccctctcccctcctcacagccttcttcctcttcccccttctcttgCTGGTTCCCCATCACCCCCCTCCCTTACTGCCTTCCCCGCCACCCCCCCACCAACCCTCCagcttccttccctttccctgacTGGggtctcctctccctctccctgtccttcagtttccttcccctccccccagcctcCCCAGCCAGggtccccttcctcttccccctccctttgcTAAGACCCTTTCCCTCCGCCTCCGGCTTTAGCGTCCCAGGATTCCCTCCCACTGTGGGCCCCCACTTGGCTCTTTGGGCCTTGACTCGCCCCCTGCCCCCTCTGTCTGTTCTCCCGCTCATCACCCCCTAGTCCCCTGGCCTGTCTGGACCTCACActccctgtttctctctctctctctgtctctctctctctctttagccCCTGTCAGTCATCTCTTCCGCCCATTGCCGCCTCGCAGAGGTCCCAGGACAGCGGGGGATCATGTCCCAAGTTCCCGGGCTATGAGAAGAGCTGCCTGCCCAGCCCCATCCAGTCCTGTGCCAGGCTCTGCCGTTGTTGTCTGCCGCTGCAGTGAGAGGAGGAGGCTGGCACCA
This region includes:
- the MIA gene encoding melanoma-derived growth regulatory protein, with translation MMWTSTSLLLATIILSSLPDLGFGGRPMAKLASRKLCADEECSYPISQAVALQDYSAPDCRFLSLQQGQVVFVYSKLIGRGRLFWGGSVQGEYYGSQPARLGYFPSSILREDHILKPGKVEVKTDKWDFYCH
- the RAB4B gene encoding ras-related protein Rab-4B, encoding MAETYDFLFKFLVIGSAGTGKSCLLHQFIENKFKQDSNHTIGVEFGSRVVNVGGKTVKLQIWDTAGQERFRSVTRSYYRGAAGALLVYDITSRETYNSLTNWLTDARTLASPNIVVILCGNKKDLDSEREVTFLEASRFAQENELMFLETSALTGENVEEAFLKCARTILNKIDSGELDPERMGSGIQYGDASLRQLRQPRGTQAQSRQQCGC